Below is a genomic region from Belonocnema kinseyi isolate 2016_QV_RU_SX_M_011 chromosome 4, B_treatae_v1, whole genome shotgun sequence.
TTGTTAATTCTGCGCGGCGAAAACCTTTACGTATTCaatgaaatatacgtttttcgCAATTATATCCTAGACCTTAAAACTTTACACAAgataatttgataattaatattgGTCAAActgtacagaaaattaaaataaatttgtttaaactctaCATAGCAGAACCTTGGACAGTAAAATTCGTCATCAAATTGACTTTGTAGAATTTATCGTGTCACCTACTCACTCcacttgaaaataaatctttaacagtaAATATGACTAATTTGTGATTATCTTCATTTATGATCATTTGCTGCttcttttttgcaaagaaaatcaCCTTTCTagtcataaatttaaattaaattcgattttcaactccattgcaaatttaagaacttttcttaaaaattacataaaatttaccGGCTTCTTAAATAATTTGGTTAGCCCGATTTACAGTTATATTTTCTgcctaaaacaattttaataatataaaaatgtaataaaacagtatatttttcaccaaagcaGCGAAGTAGTCTTTTTACACTTCAGCGTGAGTTTTTGCAAACAGTCCAGTTCGTAAAAAGACTTTGCTGCCTCGGCACACACGATATATTCTGTAATAAGAGTATATTTTCCAAGGTTTCTAATTAAATTACGTCTCAGATTTGAGgttagtttaaagaaaaaagtactgCGCAGAATAGTGCTTGTAGTAAATAACGCGCATGCGCAGACATTTCCTGTGGACAATAAAGTGCACTTTATCGTCCTAGGACGATGAACTACCCCACTACCAACAACGACCTACTTTGCTGGTACAAACCACGCCCAGAAAGCGAGGAAAACATACTCCTGTTAGATAAAAACCTTTGTCTAACAGTTCTAAAAATAAAGGGGCTTCCAAACAGCACGAGGcccattttttgttctaaaatcaaatacaaacttttaaaattcacaattctTTTAATCATAGACTTTGTAACCGAAAgttctttttcctttaaaatagaTCAATGAAGATGACGTGTTAGACATTCTCCGACGAAAATTGTACCCTCAGAACTCCGAACCAAATCACAATGGTTGGGTTTCGGCGCTACCTCCTCgcagcaaatatttttttcttcacaaCTATCTTCTTACCAGGTAAGTCTCTTTACCCAGGTGAAAAATTTGtctatagtttatatatagtgggtAAGGCAATgatgtttttcatttgttttgcgaaattttctgcataaaaagtatgaaaaatattcatgttttaacccactatatataaagtatatataactttttcacctgggtaGATAAAGTACACGCATACAAAATATTCTTGACTGGATGAACTTATACCAGTATAAAAATGTGATTCTGTTAATCAAAGTATTAAACTATTACAGCTCAAAACATAGATTTTTGTTGTAATCGAATCACaatgctttgaaataaataattcattatcaTTTATACTGAGTTAATAATAGCGTTTTGAACACTTGTCAATATTTAATAACTAAATTAAATccgattttaatttgcaatttcaagattttttcttaaGGAAATTTTCCCACAATAGAATTTCACTACTATATTCCGGATACACAGTTTTCggctattgttataaataaattacgacATTAAcaactaattattataataattcgaAAACGCAATAATCTGTGAAAGAAATATGTCATCTAAATTAGTTTGGCTCCTTGAAACATTATAAGATTTCTCTTcatagttataaataaattacgacATTAAcaactaattattataataattcgaAAACGAAATAATCTGGGAAAGAAATATGTAATCTAAATTAGTTTGGCTCCTTGACGCATTATAAGATTtctcttcataaaaaataataaaattactactAAAGCTAcagatgattttaaaatatagaaatcttttttaaaaatcctggaATCATGAATGCATAATCGAATCATTGTAGGGCGAATAATCCACGAATGTAGCCTACTTTCTGTTCTCTTTCCTCATGACAAGAGGAGCCTTTATCCAAACTGATTAGATATTATAATGACCTCCGGACCTGATCTTCCATCGAGAAGACTGAGaccctaaaaaattaatcatcccgaaaatataaagacatgaagtcgtattaaaaaaaaaaacaagattaatgaCACTTTCTTCTGATAACCAAAAATTCTAATAGAAATAGTTTCACTCCTTAActccattttcagataaaatagataaattatttaaaatttaaaaatacattaatattaccgtaaattttatattaattacgaCCTGTCTACTGTTATGGAATTTTTCGTGAGAGAATaacattgtaaataaataattatttaatcaataattaatctaggtgttcatttttttcaatttacaatatgTAGTGTTATGAAATGTGAAAATGCTTCGAAACGATGAAAAGCCCCTACAATCTGTGATTTGGGATGTTATCCGAAGAGGGCATGTCGCAGACATCCGCTTGTTCTCCAAGATAAATAATTAGATGCACGATGAAATATTTGTTGCATGAAAGAATAATAAAAGGAGACCTTAAGCTAAAGACGAGTAGATTAAATTTCTTATCATAATTTCTGAATTGATCATCGAAATTCTAATCCTACTTTAATAGAAATTCTAATGGCATGCTTTATAATaactttcaataacaaaaaatgtattatttttttagctcTTGCGGACCCCCAATATGGCCAATCGAGGGCGCCAGTTAGAGgtaactgaaatatttattttattaaattatcataTTCTAagtctttttatcaattttgagatgggaaaaaatttagattctttaTAAATACTAGATAAATTAGAATTCGGAATGGCTTATTACCCCTTAGGCTTGCGTTCAATCCAGCGAGGAGATATGTCGCCTTACGAGACATTCGGCGAAAATCACGATTCGCCATGGCCGATTGAAACAATTACCAGAGGTAGCagtttatcgaaaaaagtaattttaaattaaccctGCACAAACCTTTTTTCCGTCATTCGACAAGGCACGATTGCGATTTAGAAATAGTACACTGAATACTCACATCTTGAATGAAATGAGGCTGATCCCTTTTCAACCCttccaaaaaatccaaaatacagTATCATTTTTCGGTCtatggaaaaattttgaagtgACAAGCTCCTAAAAAAACCCTTGATTTAATACTTATTTCACGGTTAAAGGATAATCCAATTAGAATGGTTTATTTTCATGAGTCCAAGAACgacttcatttttttgtaaagtggTACAATTATTTTTGCATATTGTCATTTTGACCCCTGAACGAACAATTTGTAGAGGtgccattttaaaacaaaaaatgaaatcttatttactatttgttttttataatgtagttaaataattataaatcgtAAATATTTTCTGAGAAGCTAAATACCATTAAGTAGTAAAAGTTAATGAATGATCTGTAGTGCAGACGACTAACTATGGTGTTGTTGGGAAGATAACCAAATGTTTGCTCTGCTACCAGCTACTCATTTCCCTAAATAGTCCTCGCCCCTCAAGATCCCTTGCGTTGCAGTCATCAGTACAAAGAACAGTACAAACAGCTGTACGCGAGACTTTGAGATAACAAAATTTCCTCTCATCTTTACGAAATTGATTCTTTACATCATTCTTGAACTTAGGTGCCCAGCAAAAAAGGATTCATCCCTGTGAGCAAAGTTCCTGTTATCCTGCGACAGGAAATTTATTAGTTGGAAGGGCAAATCGATTACAAGCTTCATCCACTTGTGGATTGAGGGATGCAGAGAGATATTGTATTGTGTCACATTTAAAGGACAGGAAGAAGTGTTTCTACTGTGAGGCTAGtaacccaaaaagacaacatGGCATTGAGAACATCATTAATGGGTAAGAAGTCTTATTAATTATTTCGTGCTGATAAGAATGTAGAAAAATCCCGAGAGCAGCCACCATGAATTAATCACAATTAGTAGGAAATAATTagaatgattaaataataataaataataactttttaaattatagagcACCACACAGAACTTGGTGGCAAGCAGAAAATGGAGTTGAGAACGTAACTATTCGTTTTGATCTAGAAGCTGAGTTTCATTTCACACATATCATTATTCGCTTTCAAACTTTTCGACCTGCTGCTATGCTTATTGAAAGAtcttataattttggaaaaacatGGCAAGTCTATCGGTACTTTGCACACAATTGTGAGCATTACTTCCCTGGAATTCCAACTCATATGCCCCAAAAATTAACGGATGTTATTTGCGAAACGAGATACTCGCACGTTGCACCATCAAAAAATGGAGATCTCATTTTCAGGTGGGTTGTCTCTATTTTGTTCGGTAGTTGTTTATAAACAGGGGAGGTGACCCAATTTCGATCAAcaattacaccggcacacaaaaaaaggggtctgtccgacagactacactcacatatctatatgtttttggggtcgctgaattcgaatccggtgtccaaataatcaagttggctcgtatttttctgaaatacaaaaaaatagacgtaaaatcgacagaAAACAGCGATTTCTcaagtatatttttgcaaaaaaaaatatattttctcgcccggtggacttaaccaacatatttatatgtcttttgggtctctgaattcgaatctgaggcccaaataaccaatttggcttatattttttcgaaaatcgcaaaaatagacgtaagatcggcgaatacagcgattttccTTGAATacatttgcaacaacaaaatttttcatgcccgttggtctaaatcagcatgtccttatatttttggggtcgctgaatccgaatccggggtcaaaataacccagttggctcatatttgatcgaaaaatgcaaaattagaggtaaaatcgacgaaaacagcgggttttcgtgcatatttttgcaaaaaaaatatatctttatcccCGGTgaacttatccagcatatccttatgtttttggggtaaTTGATTCTGAATcgggggttcaaataacccagttggctcatatttgatcgaaaaacgcaaaattagacataagatcgaagaaaacctttaaacctttaccttcctagactgggattgtcgttcactgtagattccctttgcgtctcaggtttcggggtttttaatttgcgccagtctccttgcatggcaatagtaggattttttgtaaataagttttatttacttctaaccttacccaggaacaacgacgtggatgtAGTACAttttgttccctttggggtgctttattaccgtgagtccccttgcctttcaCGGTTATAGGcttcttttattttctatttgtttttatatcgcttgtatcgaaccaTTTTGTCCTCAAAatacctacgtagtgggtttcgctttcatttggtaccttgattgacttgatctcgttttaaactccaacagtagccagtcatcatgttgatatcccaacatccctgatatcgcctctccatctcttttgtatcctggtggaaacgttcgtCTTGCTCTTtactaaagtctcccaggttgtctggaaactcatttatatgcgaatgaagaatatgtagtttcaaattcaacctagtttaccaaagtttgttaccatttccgAAACCACATTttgggagactttagtgaagagcaaggcgaacgtttccaccagcatataaaagagatggagaggcggtacagggatgttgggatatttACATGATGGCTGACTGCTGTTGGAATTTAAAACGacatcaagtcaatcaaggtaccaaatgAAAGCGAAAACCACTtcgtaggtcttttgaggacaaaagggttcgatacaagcggtataaagaaaaataaaaagtaaaagaaccctataaccgtgaaaggcaaggggactcacggtaataaagcaccccaaagggaacaaaaTGTACTacatccacgtcgttgttcctgggtaaggCTAGaagtaaataaaagttatttacaaaaaatcctactattgccatgcaaggagactgACGCAAATTAAAAACCGCGAAACctgagacgcaaagggaatctacagtgaacgacaatcccagtcgaggaaggtaaaggttgaaaggttttcgtcgatcttatgtctaattttgcgtttttcgataaaatatgagccaactgggctATTTGAACCCCCGATTCAGAATTAGTGacaccaaaaacataaggatatgcggGATAAGTCCTCCGGggatgaagatttatttttttgcaaaaatatgcacgaaaaaccgctgttttcgtcgatcttacctctatttttgcatttttccatcaaatatgagccaaattggttattttgtccccggattcggattcagcgaccccaaaacataaggatatgctgacttagaccaccgggcataaaaatttttttgttgcaaaagtacaCAAGAAAAATTGCTAtgttttgtcgattttacgtctattttttcgtttttcagaaaaatatgagcaaacttggttatttggacaccggattcgaattcagcgaccccaaaatcaTAAGATATGCTTGTGTAGTCTGTCTGAACgatcacttttttgtgtggcGGTGTTATTAGCTCTCATCATCGAACACTGTACACTTTGCAATTCTCTCTTTTATTTATTCTCCAAAAAATAGCAATAtatcaagtaaaaaaaaaccttattcttTACAGTACAGCTTTGGAATCAATAACGTAAGACAAACTAATTCATTCacatcctttgaaaatttaaaccataTGTATACGACCTTATCCTAAAAATCCATTTTCCAATTAGTTCATCCAATTTTCAGAGTGTTACCATCCAACTTGCTGATCAGCAACCCCTACTCAAAAGAAGTACAGAATCTCCTCAAGATGACGAACTTGAGAATAAACTTCACCAAACTTCACACCCTTGGTGACGACCTCTTGGACAACAGAgcagaaatcagggaaaagtatTACTACGCCATCAATGATATGGTCATTCGAGGATCCTGTTCCTGCTATGGTCACGCTTCCAGATGTTTGCCTCTTCCAGGAGTTGACAATGAGGAGAACATGGTGCATGGAAGATGTGAATGTACTCACAACACTAAGGGACTCAACTGTGAATTATGCGAAGATTTCTATAACGACCTACCTTGGAAGCCTGCTGTTGGAAAGCAAACAAATACTTGTAGGAAGTGTAATTGCAACAACCATGCCACTTCTTGTCATTTTGATGAAGCGGTTTACGAAAGATCAGGAAAAGTCTCGGGCGGAGTTTGCGATAATTGTCAGCACAATACCAGGGGTCAGAATTGTGAGCAGTGTGCTCTTTATTTCTATCATGATGAGAGCAAAGATATCTCAGATCCTGAGGCTTGTCAacgtaagtttattttttaacgtagATCTaaaggaaatttcattaaaatcgagACGTgatgaaaacaaatttgttttttgtagCCTGTGAATGTGACCCTCGAGGTTCCTTGGACGAGGGAATTTGTGACTCTAGGACAGACCCACTTAGTGGAGAGGAATCAGGAAGATGTCACTGCAAACCCAATGTCCAAGGTCGTCACTGTAACGAGTGCAAGAATGGTTATTGGAACTTCGATTCCAACAACCCAGATGGCTGTCAAGGTGAAAGAACTTTCTAATTTCGATCACGTTTCTTCTAGAAGACAACTTGCAATTTCTAATCttgggaaattcttttttttagcatGTACATGTGATACTCTTGGAACTATCGACAACGAGGGTTGCGACGTATTAACCGGAGACTGTACCTGTAAAAGATACGTTACAGGACCAGATTGTAACCAGTGTTTGCCGGACTACTACGGCCTTTCTGAAGACGTAGATGGTTGCAAACCTTGCGAATGTGATCCTGGTGGTTCTCTTGAAAGCTCCTGCGATGTTGTTACAGGACAGTGTCGTTGCAGATCTCATGTTAGTGGAAGAACCTGTAACCAACCAGAGCAAAGCTACTACACAGGGTACATAGATTTGCTGACTTATGAAGGCGAACTGGCAAGAGGAACTGATGTACGTAAATTGAATCTATAATTATTTGTAACAATATTTGTGGTACTTTATCCATATTCTTCATTTGAATTTCCAGAATTGCCAAGTAGTCATCAGAGAGCCTTACAGAGACGGAAGGAATAGCACCTGGACAGGAACTGGATTCATGAAAGCCCTTGAGGGATCCACCTTGAACTTTACAGTTGGTGATATTTACAGATCGATGTGGTATGACATCATAGTTCGATATGAACCAGTGCACCCTGGTACATGGAACGATGTACAGATTGTGGTCGAACGCCACGAACCAGTAAATCCAAATGGACCTTGTGCAGAATGGAAACCAGATGACGATCGATTGTGGACTCAGTTGCCAGCAAATTCCCGAAGTGCTGAGGCTATTCCACCCATTTGCTTAGAAGCTGGTAAACAGTACAATATCTTGCTAACTTTAACGCAATTTGTTGGTCCTGCAGATACACCTTCTGCTTCTATTCTCGTAGATTCGGTAAGCAAGATGTTCTTTAACTTTTGTCTTATAGCATAAAGATAAGTTAGGCAGCGGTTCCTTCTTATAATCATGATCAACTGACTCTGTCTTCTTAGATTGTCCTCAGACCAAATATTGATTACATTCCATTTTTCAACGGCTCTGGCTTAGCAGAACTTCGAAGGCAAGAATACGAAAGTTATAGATGTAACGACTTCTTCAACAATGTAGGCTACAGACAAGATGCACCTGATGCCTGTAGCAAACACTACAACAGCATTGGTTATTACGTTTATGATGGAGCACACTGTAAGTTCTTCTctaaagaaatgttatttataCTTCTAAAAAATCTGATGATGCCAAATGTCaatcttctaaaataataaatttctttcagtgtgtgAATGTAATCCTACTGGATCACACAGCGCCTTCTGTGAAATTAGTGGTGGACGCTGTTACTGCAAAACCAATGTTGTTGGCAGACGTTGCGACCTATGTGCTCCAGGAACTTATGGATTTGGTCCAGAAGGTTGTAAGGCATGTGACTGTGATGGTGTTGGAGCTTTGGACAATTTCTGTGACGCTGAAACTGNNNNNNNNNNNNNNNNNNNNNNNNNNNNNNNNNNNNNNNNNNNNNNNNNNNNNNNNNNNNNNNNNNNNNNNNNNNNNNNNNNNNNNNNNNNNNNNNNNNNGATGTCATCTGTGAATGTCGTGAAGGCTATTCAGGACCAAGATGTGACAGCTGTGCTGAAAACTACTATGGGAATCCCGAAGTACCTGGTGGAAGTTGTTCTGCCTGTGACTGTAGCAACAATACGGACATATACAGGCCAGGAAATTGTGATCCACACACTGGACGCTGTCTGCAATGTTTGTACAATACGGCCGGTCCAAACTGTCAGATCTGTAAGCCTGATTACTTCGGTAATGCTCTCTTTAAGGATTGTCAACCGTGTGGGTGTGATGTTCTTGGAACAGACAGAGATGTTGGATCTTGCGATCATCGAACCGGACAGTGTCCTTGCCTTCCGCACGTTATTGGTAAACTTTGCAACGCCTGTGAAGAAAATCACTGGAAGATTGCTAGTGGTCAAGGTTGCGATCCTTGCGAGTGTGACCTTGTTGGCAGCGTATCTGACaagtaagaaatttaattaagaaacagGTGCAAAAAGAGCTTATGAAACATTTCTTGTCCTTGCTTAACAACTCTTCATTTTCTTCTTAGATGTAATCCCTTCGATGGAACTTGCGAATGTCGTGCAGGCTTTGGTGGCAGAAGATGTAACGAGTGCCAAGCAAACCATTGGGGTAATCCCAACGTGGAATGCTACCGTTGCGACTGTGACCAGATAGGATCAGCCAGCCCACAATGTAACAGAGAAACTGGTGCCTGCGTCTGCCACAAAGGAATTGGAGGTCCCAAATGTGATCAGTGTGATCGTAGTTACATCGGTTACGCTCCTAACTGCAGTCCTTGTGGCGAATGTTTCGATAATTGGGATATGATCCTTGATGGTTTGAGAAACAAGACCGACTACGTTATCGCGGAAGCCTCCAACATTCAAAAGGTAGGAACCACCGGAGTCTACAGTCAAGAATTCGACGACATGGTGAACTCTATCGAACAGGTGAAGACTCTGCTTGGAAACGCAACAATCAGAAGCCAGGATCTAGATGAACTGAACAAACTCGCGGAAGACTTGAACAAGAACGTTTCCGCCACTGCAGAAAATCTTCTGAGGGCTGATGAACTCTTGAATAATGTCAAGCAGAGGGTAAACATCAATGATGTAGCTTTGAAAACGTTAAAGAACAAGACGAACAGCCTTAATGAGCAAGCTACTAATCTGAAGGAAAACGCAACCTTTTTACAAGAGGGAAATGTCCAAGGTGCGTTGAATGTCACCCGACTGATGGCTGCGCAATCTCAGCAAGCTGAAAAAATGGCAAACGATACCACAAACATTTTGGATAATGCTGATAAGTATAAGAAACATACTGAATCCCTGATTGCCAAAAACAGCGATGCCGTGGTTCAAGCTCTTGCAAAGAATAAGGAATCTCTGGAGAACTTGCGAGAGAAGCTGGGCTCCTTTACTGAAGTAATTcctgaattaaatttgaatatgtgTGGACAAAATGCAACGGAGTGTGGCAGCGTTTGTGGAGGGGCTGGATGTGATACTTGTGGAGGACTATCTTGCGATGCTGGAGCTAAGACGAAGGCTACTCAGGCTTTGGATGTTGCAAAGAAGCAATCAACAAAGATTAAGAATTACAAAGATGAGGCTGAACAACTGCTTCGTAGCGTAAGTATTGATTGGACTATCATCAGATATTAATGACTGACTTATATTATAACGAACTTGtaacccaaaaattaatttccagatgAACCAAGTGAAAAGTGACGCCACCTCAGCTCGGTCAAATGCTCAAGACGCTTTCAACTTCGCCTCAGATGCTCGAAACCGATCCGACGACTTGGCGCGGAA
It encodes:
- the LOC117170997 gene encoding laminin subunit beta-1, with the protein product MVGFRRYLLAANIFFFTTIFLPALADPQYGQSRAPVRGLRSIQRGDMSPYETFGENHDSPWPIETITRGAQQKRIHPCEQSSCYPATGNLLVGRANRLQASSTCGLRDAERYCIVSHLKDRKKCFYCEASNPKRQHGIENIINGAPHRTWWQAENGVENVTIRFDLEAEFHFTHIIIRFQTFRPAAMLIERSYNFGKTWQVYRYFAHNCEHYFPGIPTHMPQKLTDVICETRYSHVAPSKNGDLIFRVLPSNLLISNPYSKEVQNLLKMTNLRINFTKLHTLGDDLLDNRAEIREKYYYAINDMVIRGSCSCYGHASRCLPLPGVDNEENMVHGRCECTHNTKGLNCELCEDFYNDLPWKPAVGKQTNTCRKCNCNNHATSCHFDEAVYERSGKVSGGVCDNCQHNTRGQNCEQCALYFYHDESKDISDPEACQPCECDPRGSLDEGICDSRTDPLSGEESGRCHCKPNVQGRHCNECKNGYWNFDSNNPDGCQACTCDTLGTIDNEGCDVLTGDCTCKRYVTGPDCNQCLPDYYGLSEDVDGCKPCECDPGGSLESSCDVVTGQCRCRSHVSGRTCNQPEQSYYTGYIDLLTYEGELARGTDNCQVVIREPYRDGRNSTWTGTGFMKALEGSTLNFTVGDIYRSMWYDIIVRYEPVHPGTWNDVQIVVERHEPVNPNGPCAEWKPDDDRLWTQLPANSRSAEAIPPICLEAGKQYNILLTLTQFVGPADTPSASILVDSIVLRPNIDYIPFFNGSGLAELRRQEYESYRCNDFFNNVGYRQDAPDACSKHYNSIGYYVYDGAHLCECNPTGSHSAFCEISGGRCYCKTNVVGRRCDLCAPGTYGFGPEGCKACDCDGVGALDNFCDAETDVICECREGYSGPRCDSCAENYYGNPEVPGGSCSACDCSNNTDIYRPGNCDPHTGRCLQCLYNTAGPNCQICKPDYFGNALFKDCQPCGCDVLGTDRDVGSCDHRTGQCPCLPHVIGKLCNACEENHWKIASGQGCDPCECDLVGSVSDKCNPFDGTCECRAGFGGRRCNECQANHWGNPNVECYRCDCDQIGSASPQCNRETGACVCHKGIGGPKCDQCDRSYIGYAPNCSPCGECFDNWDMILDGLRNKTDYVIAEASNIQKVGTTGVYSQEFDDMVNSIEQVKTLLGNATIRSQDLDELNKLAEDLNKNVSATAENLLRADELLNNVKQRVNINDVALKTLKNKTNSLNEQATNLKENATFLQEGNVQGALNVTRLMAAQSQQAEKMANDTTNILDNADKYKKHTESLIAKNSDAVVQALAKNKESLENLREKLGSFTEVIPELNLNMCGQNATECGSVCGGAGCDTCGGLSCDAGAKTKATQALDVAKKQSTKIKNYKDEAEQLLRSMNQVKSDATSARSNAQDAFNFASDARNRSDDLARNISDLADKIGSLLDQNQNQDHTTPAQVRTLAEEVIAKNIPLKPEEIRELADKIKQIVGSLTNSDTILADTKDDLDRVLELKAQANRTKEAALEKQNLASKVGDLLNEAKEAQDLADSAIEKANKDITLSEKDLTEIIEVTSEAKKRADNTKNSVNALEDRLNILLSHAGRNEFIVKEEIAIQGAKVGEEAKVVENKTYQLGEKYKQASDTLNERVDKSKANIQRAKRLLQQASELTADTSTKFKDLNGMESVYKDNERILSGLMADVDAMNEEMNHQLKDIEKKSQAYRQCST